In Kordia antarctica, the following proteins share a genomic window:
- a CDS encoding helix-turn-helix domain-containing protein: protein MFIFLFLLFISCTNTNTNTDTIIVDQEDYFEIPDSLATISTKELIDSIREYRYNNPEKAKLYTNALYTNATQQKSTPDLIESYFYFGCIADIQGEYTNAISHVNKAIDLVEKDQDSVLRKLYSLRGKVYEQYGEDSKALTDFNNSLAISKKYNDISGEVISESSIAKIHRKSKQYYEALKLHKKGYKISTDSSVISDYTRNSIIMGLAETFLKIDQLDSALVYLDKGLKESILTKDGEAESYFYTYYAVFHFLKKEKDIQNSLAYLEKAEKAISNLQRKDPKRNIEVYYYMAQCYYVLKNYEASIDAIEKAFAIIYKENTKDISNSIENNHVVNNQKTIKIAETDVFIPFEYIYLVKQLVTNYKKLGDSINQTIYFNIYKELKLKNNQKHHHLSDMMYHLNEEEELETLKKLSQKELADEKKVAYLYYLLAILCIAIILGYIFFKQKEQKKKIAYAALIQKVSALEAKSNTSKEKNNTTTKKVVSITDEKAASILKGLEKFEAQEHYLDENCNLRFVAKKVKTNATYLSKIINTHKESSFNEYINNLRIQYTLKRLKSDTQFRAYSIKSIAQEVGYKSADSFTKHFKNQTSLYPSYYIKNLNKEV from the coding sequence ATGTTTATTTTTCTCTTTCTCCTATTTATATCATGTACCAACACGAATACAAATACGGATACTATTATTGTTGATCAAGAGGATTATTTTGAAATTCCTGATAGTTTAGCGACTATAAGTACTAAGGAATTAATTGATAGTATAAGAGAATATAGATACAACAATCCTGAAAAAGCAAAATTATATACGAACGCATTATATACAAACGCAACACAACAAAAATCCACACCTGATCTTATAGAAAGTTACTTTTATTTTGGTTGCATTGCCGATATACAAGGAGAATATACCAATGCTATTTCACATGTAAATAAAGCAATTGACTTAGTAGAAAAAGATCAAGACAGCGTTCTTCGAAAATTATACAGTTTACGAGGAAAAGTGTACGAACAATATGGGGAAGATTCGAAAGCGCTCACTGATTTTAATAACTCATTAGCAATTTCTAAAAAGTATAATGATATTTCAGGAGAAGTAATTTCGGAAAGTAGTATTGCAAAAATTCACCGGAAATCAAAACAATACTATGAAGCATTAAAACTTCATAAAAAAGGATATAAAATTTCTACGGATTCTAGTGTTATTAGCGATTATACAAGGAATAGCATTATTATGGGACTTGCAGAAACGTTCTTAAAAATAGACCAATTAGATTCTGCTTTGGTGTATCTTGATAAAGGACTGAAAGAAAGTATTCTTACAAAAGATGGCGAAGCTGAAAGTTATTTTTATACGTATTATGCGGTTTTTCATTTCTTAAAGAAAGAGAAAGACATTCAAAATTCACTCGCATATTTAGAAAAAGCTGAAAAAGCTATTTCAAACTTACAACGGAAAGATCCAAAAAGAAATATTGAGGTATATTATTATATGGCACAATGCTATTATGTGCTTAAAAACTATGAAGCTTCTATTGATGCTATAGAAAAAGCGTTTGCAATTATTTATAAAGAAAACACAAAAGATATTAGTAATTCTATTGAAAATAACCACGTTGTTAATAATCAAAAAACTATAAAAATTGCTGAAACAGATGTATTTATTCCTTTTGAATATATTTATTTGGTAAAACAATTAGTGACTAATTATAAGAAGTTAGGAGATTCTATAAATCAAACTATTTATTTCAATATATACAAAGAATTAAAACTAAAAAATAACCAAAAACACCATCATTTGAGTGATATGATGTATCATTTGAATGAAGAAGAAGAACTAGAAACATTAAAAAAGTTAAGTCAAAAAGAACTCGCTGACGAAAAAAAGGTAGCATACTTGTATTATCTGTTAGCCATTTTATGTATTGCGATCATTCTTGGTTACATATTCTTTAAACAAAAAGAGCAAAAGAAAAAAATTGCGTATGCTGCTCTCATTCAAAAAGTTTCTGCACTTGAAGCAAAAAGTAATACTTCAAAAGAAAAAAACAATACAACAACTAAAAAAGTAGTAAGTATTACAGATGAAAAAGCAGCGTCTATTTTAAAAGGTTTGGAAAAATTTGAAGCACAAGAACACTATTTAGACGAAAACTGCAATTTGCGATTTGTAGCAAAAAAAGTAAAAACAAATGCTACTTATTTATCAAAAATTATAAATACACATAAAGAAAGTAGCTTCAATGAATATATCAACAATCTTCGCATACAGTATACATTGAAACGTCTAAAATCTGACACACAATTCAGAGCATATTCTATAAAATCCATTGCGCAAGAAGTTGGTTATAAAAGTGCGGATTCGTTTACCAAACACTTTAAAAATCAAACTTCTTTGTATCCTTCCTATTATATAAAAAATTTAAATAAAGAAGTATAA
- a CDS encoding class I lanthipeptide produces the protein MKKISTDRQLRLNKENVSKLNTLKIHSILGGNIPDLTKGLTCDLGSCTTSRTTVDLNGGKSYDTLC, from the coding sequence ATGAAGAAAATTTCAACAGACAGGCAGTTAAGATTAAACAAAGAAAATGTGTCAAAATTAAATACATTAAAAATACATTCCATTTTAGGTGGAAACATTCCTGATCTTACCAAAGGGTTAACGTGTGATCTTGGTTCGTGTACAACATCAAGAACAACTGTAGATCTTAACGGAGGAAAAAGTTATGATACACTTTGCTAA
- a CDS encoding nitroreductase family protein, whose amino-acid sequence MIPEKKVTEAIQYRRSVRVFDKDVDIDTEKVKQCVQNAVLAPTSSNLQLWEFYHITDEKVLKQLTVACLDQNAAKTAKQLVVVVARKDLWKQRAKANVSFLKSVYGDKAKEEYSRREKFALNYYQKLIPSIYTEFLGILGLLKYAVFNCIGLFRPVYRQVRLSDLRIVAHKSAGLAAQNFMISMAAIGYDTCPMEGSDTLRVKKILKLPRGAEINMIIGCGVRSENGVYGPQFRVPFETTYFEL is encoded by the coding sequence ATGATTCCAGAAAAAAAAGTGACCGAAGCCATTCAATACAGACGCTCAGTGCGCGTTTTTGATAAAGACGTTGATATTGACACGGAAAAAGTGAAACAATGTGTTCAAAATGCTGTGTTGGCTCCAACCAGTAGTAATTTACAATTATGGGAATTCTATCATATAACTGACGAAAAAGTTTTGAAACAATTAACGGTAGCTTGTTTGGATCAAAATGCCGCAAAAACCGCTAAACAATTGGTCGTGGTCGTTGCCAGAAAAGATTTATGGAAACAACGTGCGAAAGCAAATGTGAGTTTTCTTAAAAGTGTCTATGGCGATAAAGCAAAAGAAGAATATTCGCGAAGAGAAAAATTTGCATTGAATTATTACCAAAAGTTGATTCCGTCAATTTATACTGAATTTCTAGGCATTTTAGGACTTCTGAAATATGCCGTTTTTAATTGTATCGGATTATTTAGACCTGTATATCGACAAGTTCGCTTGAGCGATTTACGTATTGTAGCACACAAAAGTGCAGGTTTGGCAGCACAAAACTTCATGATTAGTATGGCAGCAATTGGGTATGATACGTGTCCGATGGAAGGCAGCGACACCTTGCGCGTAAAGAAGATTTTAAAACTTCCTCGCGGTGCCGAAATTAATATGATTATTGGTTGCGGCGTACGTTCTGAAAATGGCGTTTATGGACCTCAGTTTAGAGTTCCGTTTGAAACGACTTATTTTGAGTTATGA
- a CDS encoding response regulator, producing MKKHSVVIVDDHLLFAKSLQGLVNAFDEFEVLYHVKNGSELTKKLLESENVPDIILLDINMPVMNGFETMEWIKENRPSIQVLALSMDDHEETIIRMLRLGAKGYLLKDIHPEIFYKALNEVISNGIYYSERVATTLLNTLHGGNDSEVKNGKKLKDTELAFLKLACTEMTYKEIAQQMCLSPKTIDGYRESLFKHFKVKSRIGLVLYAIRNKMVNSK from the coding sequence ATGAAGAAACATTCAGTTGTTATTGTAGATGATCATTTACTCTTTGCAAAATCGTTGCAAGGATTGGTAAATGCATTTGATGAGTTTGAGGTTTTGTACCATGTAAAGAATGGAAGTGAACTGACTAAAAAATTATTAGAGTCTGAAAATGTCCCAGATATTATCTTATTAGATATCAATATGCCTGTAATGAACGGTTTTGAAACGATGGAATGGATCAAAGAAAACCGTCCAAGTATTCAAGTATTGGCACTTTCTATGGACGATCATGAAGAAACTATTATAAGAATGTTACGCTTAGGCGCGAAAGGATATTTACTGAAAGACATTCATCCAGAAATATTTTACAAAGCGTTAAACGAAGTAATTTCTAACGGAATTTACTATTCAGAACGTGTGGCAACTACATTATTAAATACGCTTCACGGCGGAAATGATTCTGAAGTCAAAAACGGAAAAAAGTTAAAAGACACCGAATTGGCGTTCTTAAAATTGGCATGTACAGAAATGACATACAAAGAAATTGCACAACAAATGTGCCTGAGTCCAAAAACAATAGACGGTTATCGCGAATCATTATTCAAACATTTCAAAGTGAAAAGTAGAATTGGTTTGGTATTATATGCTATTCGGAATAAAATGGTGAATAGTAAATGA
- a CDS encoding sensor histidine kinase — MQPEDAQILLVVATSSLVLLILLITVIILFVFFQKRKLKFILEQKEAEKRYMEEIAKSQIEIQEQALQNMSWELHDNIGQLLSVARMHINILGTQLTDENKEKLDDISEIVGKSLQEIRLLSKTMNTEIIQNMGLVKSVEVELDRFNKLNFLEAKLHILGEKRTLDIKEEIILFRIMQEFFSNAIKHSKANKLEVTLNFKSDRLLVLAQDDGVGFEEGEIEKGSGLINMKSRAAIINTEFAMKSAKNKGVSLTLSYPYKK; from the coding sequence ATGCAACCTGAAGATGCTCAAATATTATTAGTTGTTGCAACATCATCTTTGGTGTTGCTTATTTTGTTGATTACGGTTATCATCTTATTCGTATTCTTCCAAAAGCGTAAACTAAAGTTTATTCTAGAACAGAAAGAAGCCGAAAAGCGATATATGGAAGAAATTGCGAAGTCGCAAATCGAAATTCAAGAACAAGCATTGCAAAATATGAGTTGGGAATTGCATGACAATATTGGACAATTATTGTCTGTAGCTCGGATGCATATCAATATTTTAGGAACACAGCTTACAGATGAAAACAAAGAAAAATTAGATGATATTAGCGAAATAGTAGGAAAGAGTTTGCAAGAAATCAGACTGCTATCTAAAACCATGAATACTGAGATTATTCAAAATATGGGATTAGTGAAATCGGTAGAAGTAGAGCTAGATCGTTTTAATAAGTTGAACTTTTTGGAAGCAAAGTTGCATATTTTAGGAGAAAAAAGAACTTTGGATATTAAGGAAGAGATCATTTTGTTCCGTATCATGCAAGAGTTCTTTTCAAATGCAATTAAACATTCCAAAGCAAATAAATTAGAAGTAACCCTTAATTTTAAATCAGACCGATTGCTTGTTTTAGCACAAGATGATGGTGTTGGTTTTGAAGAAGGAGAAATAGAAAAAGGATCAGGATTAATTAATATGAAAAGTCGCGCAGCAATCATAAATACAGAATTTGCTATGAAATCGGCTAAAAATAAAGGAGTTTCCTTAACTTTATCCTATCCCTATAAAAAATAG
- a CDS encoding 5-oxoprolinase subunit C family protein, which translates to MLEILQSGLYTSIQDLGRFGYRNYGVPVSGVMDEFHAKLANLILGNDQNAAVLEMTLQGASVHFHEATQIVICGADLSPKLNRKLLRLNIPVNVSKGDQLEFGARKYGVRTYLAVKDGFQTEKILGSRSFYDGITATSRIATGDFVPYLAKAEKIQVSSNIGFQPELFNSYEINVFKGPEFDFLSKLQQEKLLNTTFSVGLNNRMAFQLNELFANDFPSIITSAVLPGTIQLTPSGKLIILMKDCQTTGGYPRILQLDKKSISILSQKHTRDSIHFKMLSIL; encoded by the coding sequence ATGTTAGAAATTTTGCAAAGCGGATTGTATACGTCCATTCAAGATTTAGGAAGATTTGGATATCGAAATTATGGGGTTCCAGTTTCGGGTGTGATGGACGAATTTCATGCAAAATTGGCGAATCTTATTTTAGGAAATGACCAAAATGCAGCCGTTTTAGAAATGACATTGCAAGGCGCAAGCGTCCATTTTCATGAAGCAACTCAGATTGTAATTTGTGGTGCAGATTTATCGCCAAAGCTAAATAGAAAGCTTCTAAGGCTGAATATTCCAGTAAATGTATCCAAAGGTGACCAACTCGAATTTGGCGCACGAAAATATGGAGTTCGAACGTATTTAGCCGTTAAAGATGGTTTTCAAACAGAAAAAATATTGGGAAGTCGTAGTTTTTATGATGGAATCACAGCAACTTCTAGGATTGCAACAGGTGATTTCGTTCCGTATCTAGCGAAAGCTGAAAAAATACAAGTATCATCAAACATAGGATTTCAGCCAGAATTATTCAATAGTTACGAGATTAACGTTTTTAAAGGTCCAGAATTTGACTTTTTATCTAAACTGCAACAAGAAAAGCTATTAAATACTACATTTTCAGTCGGATTGAATAATAGAATGGCGTTTCAATTGAACGAATTGTTCGCAAATGACTTTCCGTCAATCATTACTTCGGCAGTTTTGCCTGGCACGATTCAATTGACACCTTCGGGAAAATTAATCATTTTGATGAAAGATTGTCAAACTACTGGCGGTTACCCAAGAATATTGCAATTAGACAAAAAAAGTATCAGTATACTTTCGCAAAAGCATACGAGAGATAGTATACACTTTAAGATGCTTTCAATTTTGTAA
- the pxpB gene encoding 5-oxoprolinase subunit PxpB encodes MIHINCDVGEGVDNEEILMSYINACNIACGGHAGDSETMHKVVALAKKYQVEIGAHPSYPDRENFGRVSMEMSEAEFIKTIQNQITNLEEIVALQDAKITHIKPHGALYNDVAKSEQKVLLFLKAISKYKDKYKLYIPYNSVIEKVALQQNFQVFYEAFADRNYNDDLTLVSRKKDNAISTEIGEIIQHVSILKNEQKVQTISGQKIALKSNTFCVHSDTQNAIEIVQQIYTHFNTKNKDSKPKFPTYKPYGDSAMLLTWEAEMTSKVLDNVLEFKDKITKFNIKVIVELIQSNNSLLISYDNLKIDFKSLQHLLERLFLIETEKLPPETRYCFKIPVCYDAEFGIDLEEIAQKNELTIPEIIKLHTTPKYQVFSIGFLPGFLYLGGLDKQLHIDRKSTPRLEVKKGAVGIGGMQTGIYPKTSPGGWQILGNSPINFFDVSNEKPCFAKAGDFIKFVPISLNEYYEILDAVSSGNYELKSSVEC; translated from the coding sequence ATGATACATATCAACTGTGATGTTGGAGAAGGCGTAGACAATGAGGAAATTCTGATGTCGTACATAAACGCGTGCAATATTGCGTGTGGTGGACATGCTGGCGATTCGGAAACGATGCATAAAGTTGTAGCATTGGCGAAAAAATATCAGGTAGAAATTGGCGCGCATCCTTCATATCCTGATCGTGAAAATTTTGGGCGCGTTTCTATGGAAATGTCGGAAGCTGAATTCATCAAAACAATACAAAATCAAATTACTAATTTGGAAGAAATTGTAGCATTGCAAGACGCAAAAATCACACATATAAAACCACACGGCGCATTGTATAATGATGTAGCAAAAAGTGAACAAAAAGTATTACTTTTTCTAAAGGCAATTTCAAAATATAAAGACAAATATAAGCTCTATATTCCGTATAATTCTGTGATTGAAAAAGTAGCATTACAACAAAATTTTCAAGTCTTTTATGAAGCGTTTGCTGATCGGAATTACAATGATGATTTAACACTAGTTTCACGCAAAAAAGATAATGCAATTTCAACCGAAATAGGGGAGATTATTCAGCATGTTTCTATACTGAAAAATGAACAAAAAGTACAGACAATTTCTGGTCAAAAAATTGCATTAAAATCAAATACATTTTGTGTACATTCAGATACGCAAAACGCGATCGAAATTGTACAACAAATCTATACACATTTCAACACGAAAAATAAGGATTCTAAACCAAAATTCCCAACGTATAAACCATACGGAGATTCAGCAATGTTGCTTACTTGGGAAGCAGAAATGACTTCGAAAGTGCTTGATAACGTGTTGGAATTTAAAGATAAAATCACAAAATTTAATATTAAAGTAATAGTTGAGTTAATTCAATCAAATAATTCATTGTTAATAAGTTATGATAATTTAAAAATTGATTTTAAATCACTCCAACATTTGTTGGAACGGCTATTTTTGATAGAAACTGAAAAGCTTCCGCCCGAAACACGGTATTGTTTTAAAATTCCAGTGTGTTATGATGCAGAATTTGGAATCGATCTGGAAGAAATCGCACAAAAAAATGAGCTTACTATTCCTGAAATTATAAAGCTTCATACAACTCCAAAATACCAAGTATTTTCCATTGGGTTTTTACCTGGTTTTTTATACTTAGGCGGATTGGATAAACAACTTCATATCGATCGAAAATCAACACCAAGATTAGAAGTCAAAAAAGGTGCTGTTGGCATTGGTGGAATGCAGACAGGAATTTACCCGAAAACAAGTCCTGGTGGTTGGCAAATTTTAGGCAATTCTCCAATCAATTTTTTTGATGTTTCAAACGAAAAACCATGTTTTGCAAAAGCGGGCGATTTTATAAAATTTGTTCCAATTTCTTTGAATGAATATTATGAAATTTTGGATGCCGTTTCTAGCGGAAATTACGAACTAAAATCGAGTGTAGAATGTTAG
- a CDS encoding Nramp family divalent metal transporter: MFKWTKNIGPGTLVAAAFIGPGTVTMCTKAGVQFGYSLLWAMLLSIIATIVLQEMAARTGIITQKGLAEVIKGQITSPLLRNLAIFLILGAIVIGNAAYEAGNISGAALGMQVFGEANAMLYPILIGVIAFIVLFIGNYKVLERSLVTLVLLMSISFIITAILTKPDIMAILKGTFVPTIPKDNFLIIIGLIGTTVVPYNLFLHASLVKEKWKTKEDLVIARKDTFISIILGGIVSMAIIVAATATTGGDITNAFDLAKGLEPLYGEYAKYLLGLGLFAAGITSAITAPLAAAYVAKSCFGWKGTLKDNRFRVVWAIILILGVVFSSMKFNPVEVITFAQVANGLLLPIVAIFLVWIVNKSNVLGKYKNTLFQNILAICIILITIVLGIKGIVSVF; this comes from the coding sequence ATGTTCAAATGGACTAAAAATATAGGACCAGGAACGTTGGTTGCCGCTGCGTTTATCGGACCAGGAACGGTTACGATGTGTACAAAAGCTGGCGTACAATTTGGCTACAGTTTACTTTGGGCAATGTTGCTCTCCATCATTGCAACAATAGTATTGCAAGAAATGGCGGCGCGCACCGGAATCATTACGCAAAAAGGATTGGCGGAAGTTATCAAAGGACAAATCACAAGTCCATTATTACGAAACTTGGCAATCTTCTTAATTCTTGGAGCAATTGTGATTGGAAATGCTGCGTACGAAGCTGGAAACATTAGCGGTGCGGCTTTGGGAATGCAGGTCTTTGGAGAAGCGAATGCAATGTTATACCCAATTTTAATTGGTGTGATTGCGTTCATTGTACTATTCATAGGAAATTACAAAGTATTGGAACGCAGTTTAGTGACGCTTGTTTTACTGATGAGTATTTCCTTTATAATCACAGCGATTTTGACAAAACCAGATATTATGGCAATCTTAAAAGGAACGTTTGTGCCAACAATTCCTAAAGATAACTTTTTGATTATCATTGGATTAATAGGAACAACGGTTGTTCCGTATAATTTGTTTTTACACGCTTCTTTAGTAAAAGAAAAATGGAAAACGAAAGAAGACTTAGTAATTGCTAGAAAAGATACATTTATCTCTATTATTTTAGGCGGAATTGTCTCTATGGCAATCATTGTCGCAGCAACAGCAACAACTGGCGGCGATATAACGAATGCATTCGATTTGGCAAAAGGATTAGAACCATTATACGGAGAATACGCCAAATACTTACTCGGACTTGGCTTATTTGCAGCAGGAATTACGTCAGCAATAACAGCACCTTTAGCGGCTGCGTATGTTGCAAAAAGTTGTTTTGGGTGGAAAGGAACGTTAAAAGACAACCGATTTCGTGTGGTTTGGGCAATTATCTTAATCTTAGGAGTTGTGTTTTCTTCAATGAAATTTAATCCTGTAGAAGTCATTACGTTTGCACAAGTTGCGAATGGATTATTGTTACCAATTGTTGCAATTTTTCTAGTGTGGATTGTCAATAAGTCCAATGTTTTAGGGAAATACAAGAATACATTATTTCAAAATATCTTAGCAATTTGCATCATTCTCATCACAATTGTTTTAGGAATCAAAGGAATTGTAAGTGTGTTTTAA
- a CDS encoding DUF2891 domain-containing protein, translated as MICIFVQCQPNEKTEKAVTETAKTSETVKVSNKITALSLTEANRLANLPLHCMQEEYPNKLNQTIGSGEDLQSPKTLHPAFYGCFDWHSSVHGHWSLITLLKQFPNLENSAEIREKLAQNISKENIETEILYFKGKYNKSFERTYGWAWLLKLAEELHTWNDPLARELETNLQPLTKIVVQGYLDFLPKLNYPIRVGEHTNTAFGLTFAYDYAKTVEDTTLASLIEKRAKDFYFTDENCPISWEPSGFDFLSPCLEEADIMRRILGKEEFKTWLHKFLPQLANKDFQLAQGKVSDRTDGKLVHLDGVNFSRAWCLYGIANQFPEYEHLKNVANEHINYSLPSIVDDNYEGTHWLGSFAIYALNTAANVQMD; from the coding sequence ATGATTTGTATTTTCGTACAATGTCAACCGAACGAAAAAACAGAAAAAGCAGTCACAGAAACCGCAAAAACCAGTGAAACCGTGAAGGTTTCTAATAAAATAACCGCTTTATCTTTAACAGAAGCAAACCGTTTGGCAAACTTGCCATTGCATTGTATGCAAGAAGAATACCCAAACAAACTAAATCAAACCATTGGAAGTGGCGAAGATTTACAATCGCCAAAAACATTGCATCCAGCATTTTACGGTTGTTTTGATTGGCATTCTTCGGTTCACGGACATTGGTCATTAATAACTTTATTGAAGCAATTTCCAAACTTGGAAAATAGTGCTGAAATCAGAGAAAAACTAGCACAAAATATCTCCAAAGAAAATATAGAAACTGAAATCTTATATTTCAAAGGGAAATACAACAAGTCGTTTGAACGCACGTATGGTTGGGCTTGGTTGCTAAAACTAGCAGAAGAATTACACACGTGGAACGATCCGTTAGCACGCGAATTAGAAACAAATTTACAACCACTAACAAAAATTGTTGTGCAAGGATATTTGGACTTTTTACCAAAACTAAACTATCCAATCCGAGTTGGAGAACACACAAATACAGCGTTCGGACTCACATTTGCGTATGATTATGCAAAAACGGTGGAAGACACAACGTTAGCCAGTTTAATAGAAAAGCGAGCAAAAGACTTCTACTTTACAGATGAAAACTGCCCAATATCTTGGGAACCAAGCGGATTCGACTTTCTGTCGCCATGTTTGGAAGAAGCAGACATTATGCGAAGAATCTTGGGAAAAGAGGAATTCAAAACTTGGTTGCACAAATTTTTACCACAACTAGCAAACAAAGACTTTCAATTGGCACAAGGAAAAGTGTCTGATCGCACTGATGGAAAACTCGTCCATTTAGATGGCGTAAACTTCAGTCGTGCTTGGTGTTTATACGGAATCGCGAATCAATTTCCCGAATATGAACACTTGAAAAATGTGGCAAACGAACACATAAACTATTCATTACCAAGCATTGTAGATGATAATTATGAAGGAACACATTGGTTAGGTTCATTTGCTATTTACGCTTTAAATACTGCTGCGAATGTTCAAATGGACTAA
- a CDS encoding LytTR family DNA-binding domain-containing protein, with protein MTKIAYYFQKKHQLIDNQSYYLKLSVIIGIVLTIFVYTFDPYDNYLAIPKYELPVKIIQLGYGINTALVIYALYWLFFHKLKSTNKKRTWKTYHHWLLLVAIMSVAGFFGTIYHRFMMDVGEVATSYYLFVTIPRSIMISVPLFIISILLDQLYTNKTSLEVVKASLQTIHTEEKIQSDEKIILKSPVVNQCIEIIPSQIGYIKASGNYVEIYSIEDKKPQLLRASLHFIAERLATYDFIIKCHRQYYVNIHKIKARKGNSQRILLTLNGMKEQVPVSKSYTKTVLPYLK; from the coding sequence ATGACTAAAATAGCATACTACTTTCAGAAAAAACATCAACTCATTGATAACCAGTCATATTATCTAAAACTTTCCGTTATTATCGGAATTGTGCTAACGATTTTTGTCTACACATTTGATCCGTATGACAATTACTTAGCCATTCCAAAATATGAACTTCCTGTAAAAATCATCCAACTTGGATACGGAATCAACACAGCCTTAGTTATTTACGCATTATATTGGTTGTTCTTTCACAAACTAAAATCTACCAACAAAAAGCGTACTTGGAAAACATATCATCATTGGTTACTACTCGTTGCAATAATGAGTGTTGCAGGATTCTTCGGAACAATTTACCATCGTTTTATGATGGACGTTGGCGAAGTAGCAACCAGTTATTATCTGTTTGTCACCATTCCAAGGTCGATCATGATTAGTGTTCCATTATTCATCATCAGCATATTATTAGATCAATTATATACAAACAAAACGTCTCTTGAAGTTGTTAAAGCAAGTCTGCAAACGATTCATACAGAAGAAAAAATACAATCAGACGAGAAAATCATTCTAAAATCTCCTGTGGTCAATCAATGTATTGAAATAATTCCATCACAAATAGGCTATATAAAAGCATCCGGAAACTATGTAGAAATTTATAGTATTGAAGACAAAAAACCACAACTCTTAAGAGCTTCCTTACATTTCATAGCTGAACGTTTAGCAACATACGATTTCATCATAAAATGTCATCGACAATACTACGTAAACATTCATAAAATAAAAGCGCGCAAAGGAAATTCACAACGTATATTATTAACCTTAAATGGTATGAAAGAGCAAGTTCCTGTCAGCAAAAGTTACACAAAAACAGTACTTCCGTATCTAAAATAA
- a CDS encoding 4'-phosphopantetheinyl transferase family protein: MTHIYYTYISKENHDKLLQTYLSDFSENFQERILKYRRWEDAQLSLLGRLLLQHGLKTINQVHIEELLEYSAYGKPRLKDQKIKFNISHSGNIVICVLTDTSEVGIDIEKMHTVNIEDFKTQMTANEWQGIETTTNKTEAFFKYWTQKEAVVKANGKGFSIALNSFEIKEDQVDINGENFFLKEITLDTAYKCYIAFKDEIDNELELPKEIEIQL, from the coding sequence ATGACACACATATACTACACATACATATCAAAAGAAAATCATGACAAATTATTGCAAACATATTTATCAGATTTCTCTGAAAATTTCCAAGAGCGAATATTAAAATACAGACGATGGGAAGATGCTCAATTATCCTTACTAGGACGATTACTATTGCAGCATGGATTAAAAACCATCAATCAAGTTCACATTGAAGAACTCTTAGAATATTCAGCTTATGGTAAGCCGAGGCTAAAAGATCAAAAAATAAAATTCAATATATCGCATTCAGGTAATATTGTCATTTGTGTACTTACTGACACTTCTGAAGTAGGTATTGATATTGAAAAAATGCACACTGTCAATATTGAAGATTTTAAAACACAAATGACAGCAAATGAATGGCAAGGTATTGAGACAACAACAAATAAAACGGAAGCCTTTTTTAAATACTGGACTCAAAAAGAAGCTGTAGTAAAAGCGAACGGAAAAGGATTCTCTATTGCTCTAAATTCATTTGAAATCAAGGAAGACCAAGTTGATATTAATGGAGAAAACTTTTTTTTAAAGGAAATCACTTTGGATACAGCTTACAAATGTTACATTGCATTTAAGGATGAAATAGATAATGAATTAGAGCTTCCAAAAGAAATAGAAATTCAATTATAA